CTTCTCGCTGAAATTATTTCTCGTCATAATTTTTTTATGGCTGTGCAACCCCGCAGCAAGTCATTTAATAGCACGTGCTGAAGTCGAGACTAACCCGAATTTAGATTTAATTTGCGATTATATTGACTTAACAGGAGGCGAGAAAGAGTCATGATTCTTGTCGAATGGCTGTTATTAATTTTCCTGATAGTCTGCGCTATTGCCGTGTCAGTCTCAAAAAATTTATTGAACTCTGTGATTATTTTCATGAGTTACAGCCTTGTCATGGCCGTTATATGG
This window of the Synergistaceae bacterium genome carries:
- a CDS encoding DUF4040 domain-containing protein; translated protein: MILVEWLLLIFLIVCAIAVSVSKNLLNSVIIFMSYSLVMAVIWVLLRSPDLAITEAAVGAGVTSVLFFLALRKIGKLEHNKDDEKN